A single genomic interval of Astyanax mexicanus isolate ESR-SI-001 chromosome 4, AstMex3_surface, whole genome shotgun sequence harbors:
- the LOC111190810 gene encoding NLR family CARD domain-containing protein 3 has translation MTKETGETQVKEKVQSPSSEEDRSPDSLGVGVGSVQLCVNEEEYMMDLQNSSSGGGPPVLKRKRAASPAPSGVSMKSDWSMDYPPKFSSGGGPPVLKEKRAASPAPSGVSMKSDWSMEEPLKFSSGGGSSGSRTETQRGASPEPSCVSMKSDWSFGECPNFSSEDMTSDPHEKKKNFSRKELDHIFKELQEKFISLVKNELNTFKKLLSPDYTACSEGEVDDDHKEGVLKVTLHILRNMNQTDLANTLESKLAPACQRKLKSKLKNKYQILNEGISGHVKSALLNEVYTELYITEGDGGDVNQEHEVKQIEAASRKRKTEEKPIKCNDIFKPLQEQKRPIRTVLTKGVAGIGKTVSVQKYILDWAEGEVNQDILFIFPLPFRELNLMKEKKLSLVNLLQSFFPETQDLKPRHYKSYKVMFIFDGLDECRLPLDFQNNENLVNIEEQTSVDVLLTNLIKGNLLPSALLWITSRPAAANQIPPECFDQVTEVRGFSDPQKQEYFSKRIRDQDVANKVFTHIRSSRGLYIMCHIPVFCWITATVLERMLSEAESGEIPKTLTQMFTHFLIFQIKHKSQKYSGKSDIDPQQTRTSILALGKLAFQQLEKGNLIFYEEDLKESGIDIKEVSVYSGVCTQIFREEHELHLGKVFSFVHLSVQEFLAALYAFLCFIDRSVLNQQTTKNQNTELSELFSRSSMTDFLSSAIDRALQSESGHLDLFLRFLLGLSLESNQNLLRVVLTQTERISDSNEETVQYIKEKIEKNSSPEKSINLFHCLNELNDHSLVQEVQKYLRRGGDRRLQKARLSPAQWSALAFVLVNSEEELEEFNLSKYDPSEECLLRLLPVVKISTRAVLASCDLGVKTCGNLESVLNLENSTLKELDLSNNNLQDSGVELLSAGLKSSQCKLQILRLALCNIGRKTCENLESVLNLENSSLKELDLSNNDLQDSGVELLSAGLESSQCKLQILRLSGCMITEKGCCSLASALIANPSHLKELDLTYNHPGESGVKLLSDRLEDPHCKLEKLGVEHGGKIRIKPGLKKYGCDFTLDLNTAQHRLSLSEENRRVEFREELQSYPDHPERFDGWSQVLSRERVTGRCYWEAEWSGGGGAAVALSYKTISRKGRGSDCWFGGNINSWSLYCSDNRYSVLHNNNRTDLSTPPSGCRRVGVYVDCPSGTLSFYRVCSDTHTQSHTPSPSHTLTHLHTFYTTFTQPLYAGFRVYGPGSSVRLCKIE, from the exons ATGACG AAGGAGACAGGTGAGACGCAGGTGAAGGAGAAAGTCCAGTCTCCTTCTtcagaagaggacagaagtccggactcactcg gggtcggtgtcggcagtgttcagctgtgtgtgaatgaagaagagtatatgatggatcttcagaactccagcagtggaggaggacctcctgtcctaaa gaggaagagagcagcatctccagcccccagtggagtgtctatgaagagtgattggtCCATGGATTATCCTCCaaagttcagcagtggaggaggacctcctgtcctaaa ggagaagagagcagcatctccagcccccagtggagtgtctatgaagagtgattggtCCATGGAGGAACCTCTaaagttcagcagtggaggaggaagctctgggtctcg aactgaaacccagagaggagcttctccagaacccagctgtgtttctatgaagagtgactggtCCTTTGGGGAATGTcctaatttcagcagtgaagatatgacctctgacccaca tgagaagaaaaaaaacttttccagaaaagaactggaccacatattcaag gagctgcaggagaagtttatctctctagtgaagaacgagctaAACACGTTtaagaagctcctgagtccagattacacagcatgctctgagggagaggtggatgATGATCAtaaggagggggtgctgaaggtcacactgcacatcctgaggaacatgaatcagacagacctcgccaacacactagagagca aattaGCCCCAGCATGCcaacgaaagctcaaatccaagctgaaaaataaatatcagatacttaatgaaggaatatcgggccatgtaaagtcagcacttctgaatgaggtctacacagagctctacatcacagagggagatggaggagatgtcaatcaggaacatgaggtgaaacagattgaagctgcatccaggaaaaggaaaacagaggaaaaaccaatcaaatgcaacgacatctttaaaccattacaagaacagaaacgacccatcagaactgtactgactaaaggagttgctggaattggaaaaacagtctctgtgcagaagtacattctggactgggctgaaggagaagtaaatcaggacattctcttcatatttccacttccttttagagagctgaatctgatgaaggagaagaagctcagtctggtaaatcttcttcagagctttttcccagaaacacaagatttaaaaccaagacattataagagctacaaggtcatgttcatttttgatggactggatgagtgtcgattgcctctagatttccagaacaatgagaacttggtgaatatagaagagcaaacctcagtggatgttctgctgacgaacctcatcaaggggaatctgcttccctctgctctcctctggatcacctctcgaccagcagcggccaatcagatccctccggAGTgttttgatcaggtaacagaagtgcggggtttcagtgaccctcagaaacaggagtacttcagtaagaggatcagagatcaggacgtggccaacaaagtcttcacacacatcaggtcttcaagaggcctctacatcatgtgccacataccggtcttctgctggattacagccactgttctagagagaatgctgagtgaagctgaaagtggagaaattcccaaaaccctgacgcagatgttcacacacttcctgatctttcagatcaaacacaagagccagaagtacagtgggaaaagtgacattgatcctcagcagactagaacaagtatcctggctctggggaaactggcgttccagcagctggagaaaggaaacctgatcttctatgaggaagatctaaaaGAGAGTGGTATCGATATTAAagaagtgtcagtgtactcaggagtgtgtacccagatcttcagggaggaacatgagctgcacctggggaaggtcttcagctttgtacatctgagcgttcaggagtttcttgctgctttatatgcatttctctgcTTCATTGACAGAAGCGTTCTGAATCAGCAAACCACTAAAAACCAAAACACTGAACTATCTGAACTCTTCAGCAGGTCATCAatgactgacttcctcagcagtgccatagacagagccttacagagtgagagtggacacctggacctgttccttcgtttcctcctgggtctctcactggagtctaatcagaatctgttacgagtcgtactgacacagacagagaggatcTCTGACAGCAATGAGGAAACAGTCCAATACATCAAGGAGAAGATTGAGaagaactcatctccagagaaatccatcaatctgttccactgtctgaatgaactgaatgatcattctctggtgcaggaagtgcagaaatacctgaggaGAGGTGGTGACCGTCGTCTTCAAAAGGCCagactctctcctgctcagtggtcagctctggcgtttgttttggtgaactcagaagaagagctagaagagtttaacctcagtaaatatgatccatcagaggagtgtcttctgaggctgctgccagtagttaaaatatccacaagagctgt actagcttcatgtgaccttggagtaaagacgtgtggaaatctggaatcagttttaaacctggaaaactccaccctgaaagagctggacctcagtaacaacaacctgcaggattcaggagtggagctgctctctgctggactgaagagttcacaatgtaaactgcagattctcag attagctttgtgtaatataggaagaaagacgtgtgaaaatctggaatcagttttaaacctggaaaactcctccctgaaagagctggacctcagtaacaatgacctgcaggattcaggagtggagctgctctctgctggactggagagttcacaatgtaaactgcagattctcag attatctggttgtatgatcacagagaaaggctgttgttctctggcttcagctctaattgcgaacccctcccacctgaaagagctggatctgacctacaaccacccaggagagtccggagtgaagctgctttctgacagactggaggatccacactgcaaactggagaaactcgg agtggaacatggagggaagatccgaatcaaacctggattaaaaaaat acggctgtgatttcactctggatttGAACACAGCGCAGCatcgtctctctctgagtgaggagaacaggagggtggagtttagagaggagctgcagtcgtatcctgatcatccagagagatttgatgggtggtcgcaggttctgagtagagagagagttactggacgctgttactgggaggctgagtggagcggaggaggaggagctgctgtagctctgagttataaaaccatcagcaggaaaggaagaggatcagactgttggtttggagggaatataaactcctggagtctgtactgctctgataacagatactctgttcttcacaataataacagaactgatctctccactcctccctccggctgtaggagagtaggagtgtatgtggactgtccctccggcactctgtccttctacagagtctgctctgatacacacacacagtcacacacaccctcaccctcacacactctcacacacttacacacattctacaccaccttcactcagcccctctatgcaggttTTAGGGTTTATGGTcctggctcctcagtgcgtctgtgtaagatagaataa